The genomic window CATTTTGTCCCAGGTACAGATATTGGCAAAAAGCGATTTCGGCACATTTAAAACTTTGCCGGGTGTAGCCTCATACATTGTATTTTTCCCGAAATACGGTGTGCCTTTATCCCACATAAAAGCAGAGTCGAGACTATCGCCACCAATGTATATACCGCCAGAGGCAATCATATCATTTTTACGGTCTTTGCTGCCAACTTTTTCTGGATCGAGGATCAGGTAGGTGAAATCTGTTGTACCTCCACCTAAATCGGCCACTAAAACGCGTTCTTTCTTCTTAATTGTTTTTTCGTAGGCAAAGGCCGCCCCAATAGGTTCGAATTGAAAGCGGACATCGCTAAAACCCGCGCTTTCAGCAGCTTTTTTTAACCTGGTCTGCGCCAGCGTATCTTTCATCGTATTATCATCGTCAAAGAAAACAGGCCGGCCGATAATGGCTTTTTGGCAATCTTCGCGCGTAATCAGATCGGCTTTTTCTTTCAGGTCTTTAAGAATGAGCGTAACCAGATCAGATGCTGTATATCGTTTATTGTGAATACGCGTTTCGGTAAAAGTAGTTCTCGAAAGGATCTGTTTAATGGATTTGATAAAGCGGCCTTTCATACCATCGCTCAGGTAAGCATCTATTGCTTTTTCGCCAACAATATGACTTTCACCATCAATAACGCTTTTTACTTCTGTAAAATAGATTAATGAGGGGATAGAAATCGTATCTACAATTTCTTTCTTTTCTTCATCATAAATAGAAAGTGCCGAATTGGTTGTTCCAAAATCGATTCCGTATAAAAACTTACTCATGGCTTGATATGCTGGTGTGTTTGGCGACTAAAATGGGGTTGCGAAAGTATTAAAAAAAAGTGAAGCCTGAAAGATTTTTAAGCTTAAAATATCGCTTGTATATAAAACCTTATTGACTATATTTAAAAAACATTCACGCTTTAAATTAAATCACAGTTGAAAACTACTATACTCTTTTTACTGGGTTTAATTTTCCAGCTTTTTTGCATCAATACGGTTTCTTTAGCTCAAAAAAATATACCCGATACGGTAAAGACAGGAATTTATGTAACGAGCATCCACGATATAGATTTTAAAGACAAAGAATATACCATTAATTTCTGGCTATGGCTAAAGTATAAAAACAAGGAATTTAATTTTGCCGATAACCTGGAGATCCCGCAGGCCAAAACGATAAGCAAATCATTTTCGACTATAGATAGCAGTGGTAATGAAATATATATGCTAATGAAGCTGCAGTGTGTAATGAAAGATTCTTGGTCGATCAATAATTTTCCGTTCGACCATCAATTGCTGAGGCTTTCTGTAGAAAATTCACAATTTGATTCAGCAGCCCTGGTATTTGTTCCTGATACTTTAGGTAAGCAGTTTGATCCCCGGTTTACCCTACGCGGGTGGAATATCGACAGTTTAAAAACTTCAGCAACCAATAAAATTTATGAAACGGCTTTTGGCGACCCAAGTATAAAAGTGCCAAGAACAGAATACAGCAGTTACAAGGTGAGGATAGGGATTAGCAGAGATGCTTTTGGCCTGTTCTGGAAAATGTTTTTAGGCATGTATGTTGCTTTTTTTATCGCTTATATGTGCTTTTATATCCACGCTGATAGCATCGACTCGCGGTTTGGGTTAAGTGTAGGCTCTCTTTTTGCTGTAATCGGTAATAAATACATTATAGATGGTTCGCTTCCCGAATCTACTACTTTTACACTTGTAGATACTTTGCACGGAATTACTTTGGTGTTTATTTTGATCGTTATCATGCTAACAGCCTTTTCTTTGAAAATGATCAAAAGAGGGGATGAGAAAAAAGCCGAAAGGTTTGATCGGTTTTTCTCCATTTCACTTTTAACCGCTTACCTTCTTTTAAATGTTTTCTTTATTGTAAAAGCAATAAATGCTTAGGTCATTTAAAATAACTCACTTGTACCCAAATGGGCGTTTACAATGCGGGTAATTTGCTGGCCAAGTTCTTTTGCATTGCCAATTCCTACGCTTTTAAGTGCTGCCAGTTGATCGGTAGTTCTGGGCATTTTTTCTGCAATGGAAAGTAGTGCTAAGTCTGAAAGTACCGCATAATCTTGGGTACCCCGTTGCAGCGCAATTGTTTTGCGCCATTCGACCAGGTTTTTATAAACCTGTGGATTGGAAATCTCTTTTGGCTTGATGCTCGATTTAACTGGTTTTTTCTCTGGCCGTTTATTGCCTGCCGCATGTAAAGTATCGATATAATCTTTGATTGAAAAGGGATTCCACGAAATTTTAAATAAAGCGAGTTTTATCTGCAATGCATCTTTACAGTCGTTTAATAGGGTAAGGAGTTTATCAGAGTGGGTATCATTATAAAAATTGATGGCCACAATTCTTGCCGTTAAGGTAATGAGCTGTTCCAGTTTTGGAACAAAATAATCAGATGCCTTCTGCAAACGTTCCATAAAAGCGCTTTCATTTGCCGGATTTTCATCGGTGCTTATTTTAGAAAGTTCTTTTGAGATAAAATTCCTGGCCACTTTAAAGATTTCGTGCTGAAGGATCTGGTTGCCTTGTTCGTAAATTGATAAAAAGGCATTTTTCTCGTCTTTGTCGATCAGTTTTGAACGCCCGAGTTTTTCCCAGTCTTTGGCTACCAGCGAGAAATCCAGTAACTCATGGATCAATCCCCAGGCATATTGCTGCGTATAACGTGCCAGCAGCTCTGGCGTCGGTTTATCATGGTGAGCGGCTTTTGTAAAACTGATTACCTTGGCATCGGTAATGATGTTTTCGGCAACCACAGGTGATTTTAAGATAAGCCCTTCTAAACTTCTGCAGCGACTCAGTGCTACATAAGCCTGTCCGTGGGTAAATGCGGTGCTTACATCAACTATAGCCTGATCAAAGGTTAATCCCTGGCTTTTATGTACCGTGATGGCCCAGGCCAGTTTAAATGGGTATTGTGAGAATGATCCGGTGCTGGTTTCATCAATTTTATTTTCTTCGTCGCTCAGGCTATATTTAACATTTTGCCAGATTTCCTTTTCTACTTCGATTTCCCTGCCACCATTGGTAAAGGTTACTTTTATCGAATCTTGACTAATAGCCGTTATTTTTGCCGCTTTTCCGTTGTAAAACTGCTTTTTGCCCGATGAATCATTTTTGATAAAGATGACCTGTGCACCTAGCTTTAACTGGAGTTTTTCATCGGTAGGATAGGCATCCTTCGGGAAATCGCCACTAACCTCCGCATTAAACTCGAAAATTTCTCCTGGTAATTTTTCTAAACAGCCCTGGTTAATTTCGTTAACCAGCTGGTTGTGTGTAGTTAAAGTAATGTAATCATCTTTCCATTCCTGATCTAAAGATGGATCATAACGCTCATTCAGTTTCGCTAGTAAGCCAGCATCCAAACTGTTTTCGCGCATGCCGTTCAAAATATCCAGAAATACGGGGTCTGATTGGCGGTAAACTTTATCTAAGGTAAATGTAAGCATGGTCGTAGACCTGAAAATCAGGCTATCGAAAAAGTATGGGCTGGAATAGTAACTGCCCAGGATATGCCAGGCATCATGAAAAATAGGAGAGAGCTGGTAAAGATCGCCTATCATTAATACCTGAACGCCACCAAAAGGACGGTTGGAGCCTTTAACGCGTTTTAAGGTACGGTCGATAAAATCAATTAAATCAACCCTTACCATACTAATCTCATCAATAATTAATAAATCGAGGCAGCGTAAGAGTCTTGTTTTTTCATCTGAATATTTAAAATTCGTTTCAGCGTTTTCATCAACAACCGGAACCAAGGGGCCGAAAGGAATCTGAAAAAAAGAGTGAAGTGTTACACCACCAGCGTTTATTGCGGCCACAGCTGTGGGTGCAACAATGGCAAAATTCTTTTTGGTAGTATCTCTAATCTTGCGTAGGAGCGTAGTTTTGCCCGTTCCAGCTTTACCGGTTAAAAAAACGGGCTGGTTAGTAGTGGCTAAAAAATCTAAAAGAAGTTGGTTGTCCGGATCGGGCGTATTCATATCAATTACAAAATTAACCTATTCAAAATTGATTTGAGGGTAGATTAATCGGCGTTTTATCCACAATTTTTAATTGGAAAAGACGGTCCGTAAAATGAAAAGTAAAATTAAGCACTTGAAAATGAGTTTGTATTCTTTCTTTTTATGAAAAAATGCTGAAAACATTTTCGAAAATTCAATTCAAATTTGTAACATTGCACTCGCAAAAAAGGATAACCTTTTTTCCGGGCCTATAGCTCAGCTGGTTAGAGTAGAAGACTCATAATCTTTTGGTCCCTGGTTCGAGCCCAGGTGGGCCCACTGCTTTAAACCCCTTTAAGGATAACTTGAAGGGGTTTTTTGTTGCTCAAAAAAAATATGCTATAGGTGGTTGAAAGGCTATTTTCTGTAATAGGAGCAAACTGCTGCTGTTTCAAAATCTAGCCAATTCCAGTTACAAAACTAAGGTAAAAGACGGCACAGTTAAATCTGTAAAACTACCTGGTGGCGATCGTTTTTACCTGAAAGATTTACTGGCTGCCTACCTGGAGAGCCGGCAAAAGGGCCGTATTTAATTACCCCTGCTTTACCTGTTCTTTACCCTTTGTTGCTACCAAGTTAACCCCAAGGTTACCCCAGGGTTACCCCGGCGTTACCTTTTCTCTACCTAAAAGGTAAAGCCAAGGCCTGTTTTCGCAGAATGGCGCCACCACCAACGGTTATGCTGCCCTTAAGCAGTCCGCCAGCCAATGTCAACAAGCTAAGCGTTTTTAACCACAGATGCGCACAGATACACACAGATTTTTATAGCAGTGTGCATCCTTTCTATCTGTGGTTAAATTATTTTTTGTACCGAATGGCTCAACTTAATTCTATCGGGCTGCCACAAGCCCTAAGTCCCTTGCACTATCGCTCACAACTGTAACAGTCCATTTTAGCTCAATAATGGTCCTAATTAGCTCAATTTAGCTCAATTTAGCTCATTTAAGCTCAAAATGAAGTACCAATGCTGCTAAGCTGCTAGGTTTGAGTATGGATTTAAACATACCGGTATAAACAGGATCCTTTTATGAACAAACATTTTTTAAATAAAAAACAAAATTATGGCAACGTATTCAAAAGGCGCAAATGACGATGCTTTTAAATGGAGGGTAATACCGTTGGGATATAAAAATTTCATCAATGTGAGGGTTAAAAAAAGGAGGTGGTTTCATATTTGTGATTTCACTCGAACTTGTCAAGTTGTCCAAAAGACTTCTGCGGAGAGCTTCCCGATGAATCGGGACAGGTAATCGAAACGTTTTGCGAGGCATTTAAACAGGTCCTTCACTTCGACTACGCTCAGTACAAGCTCACTACCATTGACGTTATTTTACAAATCACTATTAATCAGTATTTTAATCGCTTTTGCATTTCCATCCAGCTAGGCCATAGCACGGTATCTCCGTTCTACTTAAACCCGGCCTAACAAATTTTTCGGGCTGCACTGTCCAAGCCAACGTGCTCGCTTCGAAAGAAAAATTTTCAGCCGGCATTTTTTGTTTCTTTTTGATGCCAAAAAGAAAGAGCCCTTCGGCGGCAGTGAGCCGAGGCAAGACTGCGCCGTAGGCCAAGAAAAAACAATTATACGTCACTCATATTGATTTTAAACAATTAATTTACCCTCAGAATGACAACTATATTTATGATACAGCCTCCTTTGACAGAATTACATTACCTTTTTTTATGATTTTGAAGAAAGTCTAAAAATTTGGGTTGAAGTTAAAATAAATCGGATTTGATAAAGCAACCATATTTTCACTTAAAGCCATCGATTTTGGCACTTGTGGATAGGGAATATTTACGCCCTCAACAGTTACCCGATAATAGCTTCTCCCTTTTGTTTCTGGTGTATCTTCAAATTGAACCATTGGTATTTCGCCTTTAGCATGGTAAGTATTCAATTTCTTTCCATTTTTAATGATAGTAATGGTGTAATCTACATCAGGCAAAGTATTACCGATTAACTGAACCAAAAATTTTACAGGTTTACCTTTCGAAATGGCATTGTCGCCCATCATCATCTCAAATTTCCCATCTTCATTTGCATCAGCATAAAATTCTACTCTTGGCGCAAAAGGATTTGAACTCACAGAAACCTTTCCATGAGTTAGCGCATCAACAATTGCCGTTAAATTTTTTTCCTTTGCAAAAACCCATGTTGTTGGTGTACCAACATAATTATATTCAGCTTGATAGGTGTTTGCACTTGGTTTTTCAGCTCCTGTAGGTACGCCGTGATGTGTATCACTTCCTCCTCTTCCCGTCATCATCCTTCCTGATGAAAGCATATCATCCCAAATCATAATTGCATTTGCATTTTTTGGCCAAACTGATGAATTCCAAACTTCAATCGATTGAACCAGATCATAAGAAAAACCAAAATTGTCTTTTCCGCTTGGATGGTTTGCCGATAGGTGAATGTTAAGGGATTTCTTCACTTTACCAATATTAACATCACGTTCATCGCGAACATCAAATAAGCGTTTATGATGATACGGTTTATCAGAAAATACATTTCCATGCCCTCTGGTTGTCGTCCATTCTGCGCCATATAACAGTAGAAGCGAGTCTGATTTAAATTCTGGATCTGCCCAGGTATGGTGTTCTACATCACCATCTACATGATTATCGTGATCTGTAATACACACATAATCCATTTTAACAGATTTAGAAAAATTAATGATCTTTTCAATCGAATTATTCGATGATTCTGTGCTGTGCCGCGAATGCACATGTAAGTCGCCTTTTAACCAGAATCCTTTTGAAAGTAAAACAGGTTTAGCCGTATTTTGTTGAGCTTTGACAATGCTTACATTCAAAAGTATAGCGATACATATAATCGGAATTCTTGTTTTACACTTTACTTTCATTTTTTATTTTTTTAAAAAATTACCTGCATTGCTGTTTGAAATTATTTATGACTTAACTAAAAATGACGCAGGCATTTCGGCCGCCTTTAACATAAAATTATGCAATTCACAATTTTTAATGAAAGGCTTTAAGTTTTCTGAACCTGGACCAAACATGGTAAGCTCAACATAATCTCCGGTATGGTTCATACCAGCCCATTGCACATCGGTATATTTGCCCAATATTTTTCCGTATTCGTAAAACGGAAGATTTGACTCGTTGTATAACTGGTCGGGAGAAATATCTTTGAAATGATTTAAAAGTGATTTAACTTCATCTGGTTTTATTTCAAAACCTTGATTCTCTTTAATCAGATCGATAATTTTCTGTTCGCTAAAGGATTGGTTCAATTGCGACAACAACCAGGTGTTGCTATGCTTAAAATTCTGTAAACTATCGAATTTTTTATCAGCTTCATCAGCATAAAATAAACCAGGATTTGAATTCCCGTGATCAGTGGTGATGATAACCAGCGTTTCTCCATCCTTTTCTGCAAATTCAATAACCTTACCAACCGCTTCATCAAAAGCAAGCTGGTCAAATATCAATCCACTTACATCATTTGAATGTGCCGCCCAATCTACTTTTCCACCTTCTACCTGCAAAGCAAACCCGTCTTTATTATCTTTCATCAAATCGATAGCCTTCATCGTCATTTCTGCTAACGATGGTGTCGATTTCATTAGGTTTTTATCGTGCTTTCTGTCTACTTCATAAGGCAATCCATCTTCGGCAAATAAACCTAAAACTGGCTTATACTTATTCAAAGCCAGCATTTCATCTCTATTTTCAGCTACATTATAACCTTGGGTTAAATATTTCGGAATCAGGTTTCCTCCGGCACGTTTTTCTCCAAAATACTTATGCCCACCACCCATCATCACATCAAACTTTAAGCCCAGGTATAGCTCTGCAATAATATCCTGCCCCCCGCGGTTATCCATGTTTACGCAAAAACCAGCAGGTGTTGCATGCGTTATGGGAACAGTAGTTACACAACCTACCTTTTTACCTTTTTCTTTAAACTTTTGAAGGATAGGTTGTGGTTTTTCGCCTTTCATGCCTACATTAAGCGAACCGTTTCGAACCCGCATACCACCACCCCAAGATGAACTTGCCGCGGCAGAATCGGTAACCAAAGAACTCGCCGAAGCGGTATCCATTAGTGCTCTTACGGCCTTATTATCTCTATAAAGCCCCAGCCACTTACTGCTTTTGCCAAATATGCGATTGGAATAGATATCTGCCATATTCAACGTACCGATACTCATCCCATCACTCACCATTATAATGATGTTTTTAGCTTTCTTTGAACCGCCAATAGGTTTAGCGATAACATCTCTTACACCTGTAAATGGAATAGTTAAACCTGCTAACAATCCACCTTTTAATAACGACCTTCTATTCATATTCTATTTACTTTTAAATAAGGGATTAGCTCTGTAATATTTGCCACCAGCAAAGCTGACCGCGTAATCGGAATTAAAATGTGTACTTTTTAAATAATAATCTGTTGTGATAACCTGTGCGCCAGAATTACAAGCTGCATTGAAATCATCCTTATCGTTTTTACGGGCCTGTTGCGTATCGTTATCGGCCCGTGTTCTAATGATGTAACCTTTTTTTACCATTTCAGAAATCTGTTTGTCTTTCGGGTTATTCCTAATCATAAAAGCAGCTTCAGGTTTGCCGGTATCTGAATTTGTAAACATTACACGACCTTTTAGTGATGGATGATTCAGAATATAAGTTTCCCTTTTTTTGCCGGTAGCATCCAGTACAAAAATAAATTTGCCTTTCGCCTGGCTCAATTTTGGCCAATTCTGATGAAGTACAGCGTCTTCAAGCGAATTGTATTTACCTCTTACTCCATCAGGAAGAATGATATGTTCTTTACCTAAATGCGCTATTATCACATTATCCAGTTCATCAAAAACCTTTGGCGTAAATAATTCTGGTGATGTAAATCCAGGTCTTTTTACCGAATCATCTTTAGCCTCAAGTGTAATGAAAACCGGTGTATGATCTGCATGCGCTTCTGACCAGGTACGCAACACTTTTAAAGCCCCTGCAAAAGTTGGTACAGAGCTTCTAAAATCGAGTTCGGGGATGTGCAAAACCTTAAAACCAGGTTTTTTCATTTCTCCGGAAGCATCAAAAGCAGGTTGGCCTTTCGCCCAATCTAAACCTTTTGGATGCGCATAACGACCACCGGCAGAATCAGCATAAACATCAATCTCCAGGTTTCTTAATCCCATATTTAATTGTTCTGGCATAGAAATGTGCTCATAGTCGATCTTACTGGCAGATACTGAATCCGTTTTCTTAAACATGGTAAATAATGCCGGATCGATGGCTTGCTTATAACTGTTGTGCGAACCAATTACCTGAATCTGATTAATGGTTGGATCTTCTTTAACGGTAATAAACGCTACTGCTGGTGATACCAGCAATAGGCTAATGCAACTAATAATTCTCATACACCTTTTTGATTGTTAATACCCAGGGTTTTGTTTCAGGTTTGTATTAAGCTTTAACTCGTTTGCTGGGATAGGATAAATTCTTCTGGTTATATCCTTATTCATGAAAAGTACATCGTTTGGTAGCGGATATTCAGTTTCAAATTGTCCGAAGCGGATTAAATCGTTTCTTCTCCAGGCTTCCCAGCTAAATTCACGGGCTCTTTCATCTAATAAGTTCGTTAATGTTGCAGAACTTGCCAATTCTGCACCTGCACGGCTTCTTATTTTATTTAAAAGTACCAATGGAGTTTGTAGCTCACCACTAACAGTAGTAGCAGTTGCTCCTCTTAATATTGCTTCTGCTTTCATGAGCATTACATCTGCCAAACGGAGTAGGGGCATATCGTTGCCATTTAAACGTGTCGCCTGA from Flavobacterium sp. W4I14 includes these protein-coding regions:
- a CDS encoding guanylate kinase (product_source=COG0194; cath_funfam=1.10.150.80,3.40.50.300; cog=COG0194; pfam=PF00570,PF05970; smart=SM00341,SM00382; superfamily=47819,52540; transmembrane_helix_parts=Inside_1_46,TMhelix_47_69,Outside_70_697) — translated: MNTPDPDNQLLLDFLATTNQPVFLTGKAGTGKTTLLRKIRDTTKKNFAIVAPTAVAAINAGGVTLHSFFQIPFGPLVPVVDENAETNFKYSDEKTRLLRCLDLLIIDEISMVRVDLIDFIDRTLKRVKGSNRPFGGVQVLMIGDLYQLSPIFHDAWHILGSYYSSPYFFDSLIFRSTTMLTFTLDKVYRQSDPVFLDILNGMRENSLDAGLLAKLNERYDPSLDQEWKDDYITLTTHNQLVNEINQGCLEKLPGEIFEFNAEVSGDFPKDAYPTDEKLQLKLGAQVIFIKNDSSGKKQFYNGKAAKITAISQDSIKVTFTNGGREIEVEKEIWQNVKYSLSDEENKIDETSTGSFSQYPFKLAWAITVHKSQGLTFDQAIVDVSTAFTHGQAYVALSRCRSLEGLILKSPVVAENIITDAKVISFTKAAHHDKPTPELLARYTQQYAWGLIHELLDFSLVAKDWEKLGRSKLIDKDEKNAFLSIYEQGNQILQHEIFKVARNFISKELSKISTDENPANESAFMERLQKASDYFVPKLEQLITLTARIVAINFYNDTHSDKLLTLLNDCKDALQIKLALFKISWNPFSIKDYIDTLHAAGNKRPEKKPVKSSIKPKEISNPQVYKNLVEWRKTIALQRGTQDYAVLSDLALLSIAEKMPRTTDQLAALKSVGIGNAKELGQQITRIVNAHLGTSELF
- a CDS encoding hypothetical protein (product_source=Hypo-rule applied; cleavage_site_network=SignalP-noTM; pfam=PF16670; superfamily=51695), whose protein sequence is MRIISCISLLLVSPAVAFITVKEDPTINQIQVIGSHNSYKQAIDPALFTMFKKTDSVSASKIDYEHISMPEQLNMGLRNLEIDVYADSAGGRYAHPKGLDWAKGQPAFDASGEMKKPGFKVLHIPELDFRSSVPTFAGALKVLRTWSEAHADHTPVFITLEAKDDSVKRPGFTSPELFTPKVFDELDNVIIAHLGKEHIILPDGVRGKYNSLEDAVLHQNWPKLSQAKGKFIFVLDATGKKRETYILNHPSLKGRVMFTNSDTGKPEAAFMIRNNPKDKQISEMVKKGYIIRTRADNDTQQARKNDKDDFNAACNSGAQVITTDYYLKSTHFNSDYAVSFAGGKYYRANPLFKSK
- a CDS encoding putative chaperone protein (product_source=KO:K04046; cath_funfam=3.30.420.40; cog=COG0443; ko=KO:K04046; pfam=PF00012; superfamily=53067), which produces MSKFLYGIDFGTTNSALSIYDEEKKEIVDTISIPSLIYFTEVKSVIDGESHIVGEKAIDAYLSDGMKGRFIKSIKQILSRTTFTETRIHNKRYTASDLVTLILKDLKEKADLITREDCQKAIIGRPVFFDDDNTMKDTLAQTRLKKAAESAGFSDVRFQFEPIGAAFAYEKTIKKKERVLVADLGGGTTDFTYLILDPEKVGSKDRKNDMIASGGIYIGGDSLDSAFMWDKGTPYFGKNTMYEATPGKVLNVPKSLFANICTWDKMNFFNGLKIQKEIEEYYYYSGNDPKFKNLITLIENNLGYSLFRSIEKTKIELSDQPVSTFAYSNMEIEIDEDISLDQYNSIIEKDINKIDAYLDQFMETYKIKPEDIDCLFLTGGTSMVSAVQNLFKTKFPHIPLNSGDNFKSVAKGLAYSGYLFEN
- a CDS encoding alkaline phosphatase (product_source=KO:K01077; cath_funfam=3.40.720.10; cog=COG1785; ko=KO:K01077; pfam=PF00245; superfamily=53649) translates to MNRRSLLKGGLLAGLTIPFTGVRDVIAKPIGGSKKAKNIIIMVSDGMSIGTLNMADIYSNRIFGKSSKWLGLYRDNKAVRALMDTASASSLVTDSAAASSSWGGGMRVRNGSLNVGMKGEKPQPILQKFKEKGKKVGCVTTVPITHATPAGFCVNMDNRGGQDIIAELYLGLKFDVMMGGGHKYFGEKRAGGNLIPKYLTQGYNVAENRDEMLALNKYKPVLGLFAEDGLPYEVDRKHDKNLMKSTPSLAEMTMKAIDLMKDNKDGFALQVEGGKVDWAAHSNDVSGLIFDQLAFDEAVGKVIEFAEKDGETLVIITTDHGNSNPGLFYADEADKKFDSLQNFKHSNTWLLSQLNQSFSEQKIIDLIKENQGFEIKPDEVKSLLNHFKDISPDQLYNESNLPFYEYGKILGKYTDVQWAGMNHTGDYVELTMFGPGSENLKPFIKNCELHNFMLKAAEMPASFLVKS
- a CDS encoding hypothetical protein (product_source=Hypo-rule applied; cath_funfam=1.20.58.390,2.70.170.10; superfamily=63712; transmembrane_helix_parts=Outside_1_3,TMhelix_4_23,Inside_24_197,TMhelix_198_220,Outside_221_262,TMhelix_263_285,Inside_286_297,TMhelix_298_320,Outside_321_322); this translates as MKTTILFLLGLIFQLFCINTVSLAQKNIPDTVKTGIYVTSIHDIDFKDKEYTINFWLWLKYKNKEFNFADNLEIPQAKTISKSFSTIDSSGNEIYMLMKLQCVMKDSWSINNFPFDHQLLRLSVENSQFDSAALVFVPDTLGKQFDPRFTLRGWNIDSLKTSATNKIYETAFGDPSIKVPRTEYSSYKVRIGISRDAFGLFWKMFLGMYVAFFIAYMCFYIHADSIDSRFGLSVGSLFAVIGNKYIIDGSLPESTTFTLVDTLHGITLVFILIVIMLTAFSLKMIKRGDEKKAERFDRFFSISLLTAYLLLNVFFIVKAINA
- a CDS encoding hypothetical protein (product_source=Hypo-rule applied; cleavage_site_network=SignalP-noTM; pfam=PF02811; smart=SM00481; superfamily=89550), giving the protein MKVKCKTRIPIICIAILLNVSIVKAQQNTAKPVLLSKGFWLKGDLHVHSRHSTESSNNSIEKIINFSKSVKMDYVCITDHDNHVDGDVEHHTWADPEFKSDSLLLLYGAEWTTTRGHGNVFSDKPYHHKRLFDVRDERDVNIGKVKKSLNIHLSANHPSGKDNFGFSYDLVQSIEVWNSSVWPKNANAIMIWDDMLSSGRMMTGRGGSDTHHGVPTGAEKPSANTYQAEYNYVGTPTTWVFAKEKNLTAIVDALTHGKVSVSSNPFAPRVEFYADANEDGKFEMMMGDNAISKGKPVKFLVQLIGNTLPDVDYTITIIKNGKKLNTYHAKGEIPMVQFEDTPETKGRSYYRVTVEGVNIPYPQVPKSMALSENMVALSNPIYFNFNPNF